One region of Carya illinoinensis cultivar Pawnee chromosome 8, C.illinoinensisPawnee_v1, whole genome shotgun sequence genomic DNA includes:
- the LOC122317772 gene encoding dehydrodolichyl diphosphate synthase CPT3-like gives MAKDIGDSSSQLSGGLGSFLRKCLFSILSVGPLPNHIAFIMDGNRRYAKKHNMAEGAGHKAGYLALMKMLCYCYELGVKYATVYAFSIDNFKRRPEEVQSLMNLMLEKIEELLREESIVNQYGIRIYFIGNLNLLSEPVRVAAEKAMAATATNTKTVLLICVAYTSYDEILHAVQESCKIKRNEIEERNVSKVSNGVTEGAEEVDEIHGVIMHNVQGYCENSSNKFQVLNTSRVCDSVTRDEKKNEVVVNAVGGSCKIKWDEAASRACNVLIEGVEESMKKQWVLPPIKLLDVEKHMYMSVAPEPDILIRTSGETRLSNFLLWQTTNCPLYSPTALWPEIGLWHLVWAVLNFQRSYQYFEKKKKQL, from the coding sequence ATGGCGAAAGATATAGGTGATAGTTCAAGCCAATTGTCTGGGGGTCTGGGTAGTTTTTTGAGAAAGTGCCTTTTTAGTATTCTTTCAGTGGGTCCACTTCCCAATCACATCGCCTTCATAATGGATGGAAACCGAAGGTATGCAAAGAAGCACAACATGGCAGAAGGGGCTGGCCACAAGGCTGGCTATCTGGCTCTCATGAAGATGCTTTGTTACTGCTATGAACTGGGGGTGAAATATGCAACAGTCTATGCCTTCAGCATTGACAATTTCAAAAGGCGTCCTGAAGAGGTTCAATCCTTGATGAATCTAATGCTAGAAAAGATTGAAGAATTGTTAAGGGAAGAAAGTATTGTAAACCAATATGGTATCAGAATATACTTTATAGGTAACCTAAATCTTTTGAGCGAGCCTGTCAGGGTTGCAGCTGAGAAGGCAATGGCAGCCACTGCCACCAATACCAAGACTGTTCTTTTGATCTGTGTAGCCTACACTTCTTATGATGAAATCCTGCATGCTGTTCAAGAATCCTGCAAGATTAAAAGGAACGAGATTGAAGAACGGAATGTAAGTAAAGTTAGCAATGGTGTGACTGAAGGTGCTGAAGAGGTTGATGAAATACATGGTGTCATTATGCATAATGTTCAAGGATATTGTGAAAATAGCTCCAATAAATTTCAGGTGTTGAACACAAGTAGAGTTTGCGATAGTGTAACTcgagatgaaaagaaaaatgaagttgTTGTGAATGCTGTTGGGGGATCATGCAAAATTAAATGGGATGAAGCTGCAAGTAGAGCTTGCAATGTTTTGATCGAAGGAGTTGAAGAGAGCATGAAGAAGCAATGGGTGTTGCCTCCTATAAAGCTGCTAGATGTTGAGAAGCACATGTACATGTCAGTGGCGCCCGAGCCTGATATTCTGATCCGAACTTCTGGGGAGACCCGCCTCAGCAATTTTCTTCTTTGGCAGACTACTAACTGTCCATTGTACTCTCCAACTGCACTATGGCCAGAGATAGGTTTATGGCATCTGGTGTGGGCGGTGCTGAACTTCCAGCGGAGCTATCAATATTtcgagaagaaaaagaagcagtTATAA
- the LOC122317773 gene encoding dirigent protein 19-like, which yields MALSLLNKVLATLLFALLSLKPTSSSHHHHHHHHHGLKSIHFTLFQHETINKTGYIIVNGVAGPGISQTTTPFGTLFAFQDPMTVTPKRSSKLVGIAEGTSITSGLDGLRSISIAKITLSLKHHKGSVSIVGGTHNIKPSDHPVVGGTGDFLFVQGYVTSSPVSLKGLTVVYKIEFHLYWPPYASQTSLS from the coding sequence ATGGCTCTCTCTTTGTTGAACAAAGTCCTTGCTACTCTACTCTTTGCTCTCCTTTCATTGAAGCCCACCTCCAGctctcaccaccaccaccaccaccaccatcatgGGCTCAAGTCCATCCACTTTACTCTCTTTCAACATGAAACGATAAACAAAACTGGGTACATCATAGTGAATGGTGTGGCAGGACCAGGAATTAGTCAAACCACCACCCCTTTTGGCACCTTATTTGCTTTCCAGGATCCAATGACTGTCACACCCAAACGCTCTTCAAAACTTGTAGGGATTGCCGAGGGAACTTCCATTACTTCTGGTCTGGATGGGCTTCGGAGCATTTCTATTGCTAAGATCACTTTGAGTTTGAAACATCACAAAGGTTCTGTTTCGATTGTCGGAGGCACGCACAATATAAAGCCTTCCGATCACCCAGTCGTGGGAGGCACCGGCGACTTTCTGTTTGTGCAGGGATATGTGACATCGTCTCCAGTAAGTCTCAAGGGCCTCACTGTCGTCTACAAGATAGAATTTCACCTCTACTGGCCTCCATATGCTTCTCAAACTTCTCTTTCCTGA